One window from the genome of Salisaeta longa DSM 21114 encodes:
- a CDS encoding Rqc2 family fibronectin-binding protein gives MHDSFFTFAALVREWTNDFVGATVHDAYSQVKNECTVVLAADDTHWTLRCSVQQPFIYLFRTEGYHKARRNVASVFADVVGRVVADVHMAPLDRMLFMDFADGSRLQWQLFGSRANIFWVVDDTVQAAFQRSEALRGTAPPTPRPAPMPTTRADFEARWRPNRNKTRQAVQSAVPLFGPLLARETLHRAGVSTADPADCSAEERARLFDAAQAIQADLQTPQPVIYGPDPFPAAFALCPLQHRTDPSARFDTVDAAVATYVKRTLAKQHFHRLYDPLHDALTDAAAHYQQSAEQMLEALTAPSRAARYEHWAHLLMAQPEEVPPGAEEGVLPDLFADGAPVTIPLDPARSPIENAERYYDKARRTRRSREEAEARLMETQARAEAAQELLEALRDVSSLDGIKAFREQHADALAPFVQQKDEAIDDFPFRRFDLGDGYEVWVGKNARQNDDLTFHWAQKYDLWMHARGVPGSHTILHVPNRDAQPGKHRLHTAARIAAYYSKARGSGVVPVMVTERKYVTSPKGSAPGAVRVQREDVLLVEPGLPS, from the coding sequence ATGCACGACAGCTTCTTTACCTTTGCAGCGCTGGTCCGCGAGTGGACAAACGACTTCGTGGGCGCCACCGTGCACGATGCGTACTCGCAGGTCAAAAACGAGTGCACGGTCGTGCTGGCGGCGGACGATACGCACTGGACGCTTCGCTGCTCGGTGCAGCAGCCCTTCATCTATCTGTTTCGAACGGAGGGCTATCACAAGGCGCGCCGCAACGTGGCGTCCGTCTTTGCGGATGTGGTGGGTCGGGTGGTGGCCGATGTGCACATGGCGCCGCTCGACCGGATGTTGTTTATGGACTTTGCGGACGGCTCGCGGCTGCAGTGGCAACTGTTTGGCAGCCGGGCCAACATCTTCTGGGTGGTGGACGACACGGTGCAGGCGGCCTTTCAGCGAAGCGAGGCGCTACGGGGCACCGCGCCGCCCACCCCGCGGCCCGCGCCCATGCCCACCACGCGTGCAGACTTCGAGGCGCGCTGGCGCCCCAACCGCAACAAGACGCGGCAGGCGGTGCAATCGGCCGTGCCCCTCTTCGGACCGCTCCTGGCCCGCGAGACCCTGCACCGGGCCGGCGTGTCGACCGCCGACCCAGCGGACTGCTCGGCCGAGGAACGGGCGCGCCTGTTCGATGCCGCGCAAGCGATTCAGGCGGATCTGCAGACGCCGCAGCCCGTCATCTACGGCCCCGATCCGTTCCCGGCGGCGTTCGCCCTGTGTCCGTTGCAGCACCGCACCGACCCCAGCGCGCGCTTCGATACGGTCGACGCAGCGGTGGCCACCTACGTGAAGCGAACGCTGGCCAAGCAGCACTTCCATCGCCTGTACGACCCGCTCCACGACGCCCTCACCGACGCCGCGGCCCACTACCAGCAGAGCGCCGAGCAGATGCTGGAGGCGCTCACAGCGCCCAGCCGCGCGGCCCGCTACGAGCACTGGGCGCACCTGCTCATGGCTCAGCCCGAGGAGGTGCCGCCGGGCGCCGAGGAGGGTGTGCTCCCCGATCTGTTTGCCGATGGCGCGCCCGTTACCATCCCCCTCGACCCGGCGCGCTCGCCCATCGAAAACGCCGAGCGGTATTACGACAAGGCCCGCCGCACGCGCCGCTCGCGCGAGGAGGCCGAGGCCCGCCTGATGGAGACGCAGGCCCGCGCCGAGGCTGCTCAGGAGTTGCTGGAGGCCCTAAGGGACGTGTCGTCGCTCGACGGCATCAAGGCGTTCCGGGAGCAGCACGCTGACGCGCTGGCGCCCTTCGTGCAGCAAAAAGACGAGGCCATCGACGACTTCCCGTTCCGGCGCTTCGACCTGGGGGACGGCTACGAGGTGTGGGTGGGCAAGAATGCGCGGCAGAATGACGACCTGACGTTTCACTGGGCGCAAAAATACGACCTGTGGATGCACGCGCGCGGCGTGCCCGGCTCGCACACCATCTTGCATGTGCCCAACCGCGACGCGCAGCCCGGCAAGCACCGCCTGCACACCGCCGCCCGCATTGCCGCCTACTACAGCAAGGCGCGGGGCAGCGGGGTGGTGCCGGTGATGGTCACCGAGCGGAAGTACGTCACGAGTCCGAAGGGGAGCGCGCCCGGTGCGGTGCGCGTGCAGCGCGAGGATGTGCTGTTGGTGGAGCCGGGGCTTCCGTCCTAA
- a CDS encoding ArsR/SmtB family transcription factor, giving the protein MATLRRNKSDQFDAAHAALSERTKALTHPARLAILQVLAQRETCICGDLVDELPLAQSTVSNHLKVLRDAGLVQGTIDGPRVCYCIDPEGLRALHEQWTAFVQPLLNGPAVQSSSKASTTDCC; this is encoded by the coding sequence ATGGCAACCCTTAGGCGGAATAAATCCGATCAGTTTGATGCGGCGCACGCGGCGCTCTCGGAGCGTACCAAAGCGCTCACCCACCCGGCCCGGCTGGCGATCCTGCAGGTGCTGGCGCAGCGCGAAACCTGCATTTGTGGCGATCTGGTCGATGAACTACCGCTGGCGCAATCGACGGTGTCGAACCATCTGAAGGTGCTGCGCGACGCGGGCCTCGTGCAGGGCACCATCGACGGCCCGCGGGTGTGCTATTGCATAGACCCCGAGGGCCTACGCGCGCTCCATGAGCAATGGACGGCCTTCGTACAGCCGCTGCTGAACGGCCCTGCGGTGCAGTCGTCTTCGAAGGCTTCGACCACCGACTGCTGTTAA